The proteins below come from a single Beutenbergia cavernae DSM 12333 genomic window:
- a CDS encoding sugar kinase: MTSDAQRELDAVVLGESMVSLATPGTRFAATPSLAVGVAGAEGNVAIGLARLGRATSFLGAVGADPMGETIRRTLRGEGVDTTHLRTDPAHPTGLMVKEVVGPDDVRVYYYRSTSAFAHAGADLGAAPPSSRLVHATGITAALGDGPAAALRTFVTGAKARGAVVSFDMNLRRRLTTEADAARTTRDLLPDVDHLLLSGEEAQVLTGHADPHRAMAALLADGVPTVVVRLGEEGAMATDGDAEVEIPAAPARVVDTVGAGDAFTAGYLHVVLDGGPLPDAVRSGAWTAARVVEHHGDYTGFPPLAEYEDWRAQRATLQR, from the coding sequence GTGACCTCCGACGCCCAGCGGGAGCTCGACGCCGTCGTCCTCGGCGAGTCGATGGTGTCCCTCGCGACCCCGGGCACGCGGTTCGCCGCCACGCCCTCGCTCGCCGTCGGCGTCGCGGGGGCGGAGGGCAACGTGGCCATCGGCCTGGCACGCCTCGGTCGCGCGACGTCCTTCCTCGGCGCCGTCGGTGCCGATCCGATGGGCGAGACGATCCGGCGTACGCTGCGCGGCGAGGGCGTCGACACGACGCACCTGCGCACCGACCCCGCCCACCCCACCGGGCTCATGGTCAAGGAGGTCGTCGGGCCTGACGACGTCCGCGTCTACTACTACCGGTCGACGTCCGCGTTCGCGCACGCCGGCGCGGACCTCGGCGCCGCCCCGCCGTCGTCGCGGCTCGTCCACGCCACCGGCATCACCGCGGCGCTCGGTGACGGGCCCGCCGCCGCGCTGCGGACGTTCGTCACCGGGGCGAAGGCGCGGGGCGCCGTCGTCAGCTTCGACATGAACCTGCGCCGTCGCCTGACCACCGAGGCCGACGCCGCCCGCACCACCCGGGACCTGCTGCCCGACGTCGACCACCTGCTCCTCAGCGGCGAGGAGGCCCAGGTGCTGACCGGGCACGCCGACCCGCACCGCGCGATGGCGGCGCTCCTGGCCGACGGCGTCCCGACCGTCGTCGTCCGCCTCGGCGAGGAGGGGGCGATGGCCACGGACGGGGACGCCGAGGTGGAGATCCCGGCCGCGCCCGCCCGCGTCGTCGACACGGTCGGCGCCGGTGACGCGTTCACCGCCGGCTACCTGCACGTCGTGCTCGACGGCGGCCCGCTGCCCGACGCCGTCCGCTCGGGCGCGTGGACGGCCGCCCGCGTCGTCGAGCACCACGGCGACTACACCGGATTCCCACCCCTGGCGGAGTACGAGGACTGGCGGGCGCAGCGCGCGACGCTGCAACGCTGA
- a CDS encoding bifunctional 4-hydroxy-2-oxoglutarate aldolase/2-dehydro-3-deoxy-phosphogluconate aldolase, with the protein MSTHESGTTPDIGTIMSASPVMALFRGMDAAPAVELAQRAWDVGIALVEVPIQEERYLPALEAVVAAGRERGLLVGAGTITTSDRVDAVARAGAAFTIAPGLDPDVVAASRAAGLPHLPGVATASEIQRAVALGCTWVKAFPASLLTPSWFRAMHGPFPQVRFVATGGIDASNAEEFLDGGASTVAVGSALADRSQVDRLADVIARRS; encoded by the coding sequence ATGAGCACGCACGAGAGCGGAACCACGCCGGACATCGGCACGATCATGTCGGCCAGCCCGGTGATGGCCCTGTTCCGGGGGATGGACGCCGCGCCGGCGGTCGAGCTCGCGCAGCGCGCGTGGGACGTCGGCATCGCGCTCGTCGAGGTACCGATCCAGGAGGAGCGGTACCTGCCCGCGCTCGAGGCCGTCGTCGCCGCCGGCCGCGAGCGCGGCCTGCTGGTCGGGGCCGGCACCATCACGACGAGCGACCGGGTCGACGCTGTCGCGCGGGCCGGAGCGGCGTTCACCATCGCCCCCGGCCTGGACCCCGACGTCGTCGCCGCGTCTCGTGCGGCGGGCCTGCCACACCTGCCTGGGGTCGCGACCGCGAGCGAGATCCAGCGCGCCGTCGCGCTCGGATGCACATGGGTGAAGGCCTTCCCGGCCTCGCTGCTCACGCCGTCGTGGTTCCGGGCGATGCACGGGCCGTTCCCGCAGGTGCGGTTCGTGGCGACCGGGGGCATCGACGCCTCGAACGCCGAGGAGTTCCTCGACGGCGGCGCGAGCACCGTGGCCGTCGGGTCGGCGCTCGCGGACCGGTCGCAGGTGGACCGCCTCGCCGACGTCATCGCCCGGCGTAGCTGA
- a CDS encoding LLM class flavin-dependent oxidoreductase, with the protein MTTLPTSAHTPSTGAARAATLRLGVDLTTVGVASSPYRRASAHDDERIDVSDVARYVRLAESARADFVTFGTSFRLESGAAPRRDAWLDPAVVASRLADPRHLGTHAPALVPALPAGLIDPIRLAHAIAGLHARSGGLGAWQVTPSPTAGGVFAEILRVWEAAPDRPGGDRPALVVPVGSPEDVSVAGRYADVVRLRVSDPEAARALRAGVRTAAAGAGRDPDGVPVLVDALTVIADDASSAEFRADLIRDVGGVDPTEDLLTIAGTPAHAADVVEEWVRAEAADGVVVLPGSLPADVVALARDVTPELVSRGLLGDPSGAPLRARRTGARSVTV; encoded by the coding sequence ATGACCACGCTGCCCACCTCCGCCCACACCCCCTCGACCGGCGCCGCCCGCGCCGCGACGCTCCGCCTCGGCGTCGACCTCACCACCGTCGGCGTCGCGTCGTCGCCGTACCGCCGCGCGAGCGCCCACGACGACGAGCGGATCGACGTGTCCGACGTCGCCCGGTACGTCCGGCTGGCGGAGTCCGCACGCGCGGACTTCGTGACGTTCGGGACCTCCTTCCGGCTGGAGTCCGGGGCGGCTCCGCGCCGCGACGCCTGGCTCGACCCCGCCGTCGTCGCGTCCCGCCTCGCCGACCCGCGCCACCTCGGCACCCACGCTCCGGCTCTCGTCCCGGCGCTGCCGGCCGGGCTCATCGACCCCATCCGGCTCGCGCACGCGATCGCCGGGCTGCACGCCCGCTCGGGAGGTCTCGGGGCCTGGCAGGTGACGCCGTCGCCCACCGCCGGTGGCGTGTTCGCGGAGATCCTCCGCGTCTGGGAGGCCGCACCGGACCGGCCGGGCGGCGACCGTCCGGCGCTCGTCGTCCCGGTCGGCTCGCCGGAGGACGTGAGCGTCGCCGGCCGCTACGCCGACGTCGTGCGACTGCGCGTCAGCGACCCCGAGGCGGCGCGAGCGCTCCGCGCCGGGGTCCGGACCGCGGCGGCGGGCGCGGGTCGTGACCCCGACGGCGTGCCGGTGCTCGTCGACGCCCTCACGGTCATCGCCGACGACGCCTCGAGCGCCGAGTTCCGCGCCGACCTCATCCGGGACGTGGGGGGAGTGGACCCCACCGAGGATCTGCTCACCATCGCCGGGACGCCGGCCCACGCAGCCGACGTCGTCGAGGAGTGGGTGCGCGCCGAGGCCGCTGACGGCGTCGTCGTCCTGCCCGGGTCCCTGCCCGCGGACGTCGTGGCGCTGGCCCGGGACGTCACGCCCGAGCTCGTCTCGCGCGGGCTCCTGGGCGACCCGTCGGGGGCGCCGTTGCGGGCACGCCGGACCGGGGCGCGTTCCGTCACCGTCTGA
- the obgE gene encoding GTPase ObgE, which produces MASFVDRVTLHAVGGDGGNGCVSVHREKFKPLGGPDGGNGGDGGAVILAVDPQVTTLLDYHHRPHRSARSGTQGKGDLRHGKGGDDVVLPVPSGTVVRAADGEILADLVGPGETFVVASGGRGGLGNAALASQRRKAPGFALLGEPGEERDIVLELKSVADVALVGYPSAGKSSLVAAMSAARPKIADYPFTTLTPNLGVVEAGSERFTVADVPGLIPGASEGRGLGLEFLRHIERCAVIVHVIDCATLEPRRDPLTDLDVILAELAAYAPDLDIAGGRTPLLERPQLIALNKIDVPEARELAELVRPELEERGYRVVEISTASHEGLRSLSFALAELVTQARAAEPTPVPARAVLRPRAIGERDFTVTRRGGSDGPYYEVLGGKPERWVRQTDFTNDEAVGYLADRLARLGVEDELLKAGAIAGDTVVIGTDGVVFDWEPTMMTGPELLAPRGTDVRMDEPRRRSRRERREAFHERMDAKSAAREELWTDRERGVWTDSAAEPVDETAPADPPDDGAR; this is translated from the coding sequence ATGGCCTCGTTCGTCGACCGCGTGACGCTGCACGCCGTCGGTGGTGACGGCGGGAACGGGTGCGTGTCGGTGCACCGCGAGAAGTTCAAGCCCCTCGGCGGCCCCGACGGCGGGAACGGCGGCGACGGCGGCGCCGTCATCCTCGCCGTCGACCCCCAGGTCACGACGCTGCTCGACTACCACCACCGCCCGCACCGGAGCGCTCGGTCCGGGACGCAGGGCAAGGGCGACCTGCGGCACGGCAAGGGGGGCGACGACGTCGTCCTCCCGGTGCCGTCCGGCACGGTCGTGCGCGCGGCGGACGGCGAGATCCTCGCCGACCTCGTCGGGCCGGGCGAGACGTTCGTCGTCGCGTCCGGCGGCCGGGGCGGGCTCGGCAACGCCGCACTCGCCTCCCAGCGCCGGAAGGCGCCCGGGTTCGCGCTGCTGGGTGAACCCGGCGAGGAGCGCGACATCGTGCTCGAGCTGAAGTCCGTCGCCGACGTGGCACTGGTGGGCTACCCGAGCGCCGGGAAGTCCTCGCTCGTGGCGGCGATGTCCGCGGCGCGGCCGAAGATCGCCGACTACCCGTTCACCACGCTGACCCCGAACCTCGGCGTGGTCGAGGCGGGCAGCGAGCGCTTCACCGTCGCCGACGTCCCCGGCCTGATCCCCGGGGCGAGCGAGGGCCGCGGCCTCGGGCTCGAGTTCCTCCGGCACATCGAACGCTGCGCGGTGATCGTGCACGTGATCGACTGCGCGACGCTCGAGCCGCGCCGCGACCCGCTGACGGACCTGGACGTGATCCTGGCGGAGCTGGCGGCGTACGCCCCCGACCTCGACATCGCCGGCGGTCGGACGCCGCTGCTGGAACGTCCCCAGCTGATCGCGCTCAACAAGATCGACGTGCCCGAGGCGCGGGAGCTCGCCGAGCTGGTCCGGCCCGAGCTGGAGGAGCGCGGCTACCGCGTCGTCGAGATCTCGACGGCGTCCCACGAGGGTCTGCGCTCCCTCTCCTTCGCGCTGGCGGAGCTCGTCACCCAGGCGCGCGCCGCGGAGCCCACGCCCGTGCCGGCCCGCGCCGTGCTTCGCCCTCGTGCGATCGGCGAGCGCGACTTCACGGTGACGCGCCGTGGCGGCTCGGACGGGCCGTACTACGAGGTGCTCGGCGGGAAGCCGGAGCGGTGGGTGCGGCAGACCGACTTCACCAACGACGAGGCGGTCGGTTACCTCGCGGACCGGCTCGCGCGGCTCGGGGTCGAGGACGAGCTCCTCAAGGCCGGGGCGATCGCGGGCGACACCGTGGTGATCGGGACGGACGGCGTCGTCTTCGACTGGGAGCCGACGATGATGACGGGGCCGGAGCTGCTCGCGCCGCGCGGGACCGACGTCCGGATGGACGAGCCGCGCAGGCGCAGCCGCAGGGAACGGCGCGAGGCGTTCCACGAGCGGATGGACGCCAAGTCCGCGGCGCGCGAGGAGCTCTGGACGGACCGGGAGCGGGGCGTGTGGACCGACTCGGCGGCTGAGCCGGTCGACGAGACGGCGCCCGCGGACCCGCCCGACGACGGTGCCCGGTGA
- a CDS encoding DUF4185 domain-containing protein — protein sequence MRTRHIPVPPPAPRSARWRRRRPALVASLVTALLAAGATAVVAGPAAASEAPSPATVVAQLTGVDATTDTAAQWGVTGTDLGIMWDDGAGGVLTAFGDTFGDWTGPGGGGGDWRSNVLLRSTDTDLADGMTFDSAVEDTPGHAGEIIPSLKQPGVEHTTIPTAGIEVDGVQYLAFMSVRQWGPPGQWDTNFSRIAYSSDGGQTWNSTDGPTWENPGAATSEGDHPFQMVAFERRDGYLYMFGTPNGRLGAAHVARVAEADILDKAAYEYWTGEGWESGEGADVRAAEIVAPNVAELSVRYDAHSQRWLMTHLDQNLDLVLLSAPSPEGPWADRQVVASFADYPGLYGGYIHPWSPDGELYIALSQWDPYNVFLIRVGLTADGQISRANLLADPSFERQPSTATSDPWVCSGNCGTDNNHTWAFAGGKNGFVRNDSGWNSLHQTVRVEPNTDYRFSAWLRTSPNNDAGYVGVRGSNFQVISEHNFQAVADWTRYDVAFNSGDRTSVQVFAGIWTNNGDMWLQVDDFSLARATDPPPAPDPGSVDLRVRAHVQCRGGEAVVEVTAQNRERTPSDIRIVTAWGDARFTGVERNDRVSERFETGTDELDAGTLYVDGYTWRDDRAQNQRYEVDYRARSC from the coding sequence ATGCGTACCCGTCACATCCCCGTTCCACCGCCGGCTCCGCGATCAGCGCGCTGGCGACGCCGTCGTCCCGCGCTCGTCGCCTCGCTCGTGACGGCGCTCCTCGCGGCGGGAGCGACCGCCGTCGTCGCCGGCCCTGCCGCGGCGAGCGAGGCGCCGTCGCCGGCGACGGTCGTCGCTCAGCTGACCGGCGTCGACGCGACGACCGACACCGCCGCGCAGTGGGGCGTCACCGGCACCGACCTCGGCATCATGTGGGACGACGGCGCCGGGGGTGTCCTCACCGCGTTCGGCGACACGTTCGGCGACTGGACGGGTCCCGGCGGCGGGGGAGGCGACTGGCGCAGCAACGTGCTGCTGCGCAGCACCGACACGGACCTCGCCGACGGCATGACGTTCGACTCCGCCGTCGAGGACACCCCCGGCCACGCCGGCGAGATCATCCCGTCGCTCAAGCAGCCCGGCGTCGAGCACACCACGATCCCGACAGCGGGGATCGAGGTCGACGGCGTGCAGTACCTCGCGTTCATGTCCGTGCGCCAGTGGGGCCCACCCGGGCAGTGGGACACGAACTTCTCGCGGATCGCGTATTCCTCCGACGGTGGGCAGACGTGGAACTCCACCGACGGCCCGACGTGGGAGAACCCGGGGGCAGCGACGTCCGAGGGTGACCACCCGTTCCAGATGGTGGCGTTCGAGAGGCGCGACGGCTACCTCTACATGTTCGGCACGCCGAACGGCCGGCTCGGCGCCGCGCACGTCGCCCGCGTCGCCGAGGCCGACATCCTCGACAAGGCCGCCTACGAGTACTGGACCGGCGAGGGGTGGGAGAGCGGCGAGGGCGCTGACGTGCGTGCCGCCGAGATCGTCGCCCCGAACGTCGCCGAGCTGTCCGTCCGCTACGACGCCCACTCCCAGCGCTGGCTCATGACGCACCTCGACCAGAACCTGGACCTCGTGCTGCTCAGCGCGCCGTCGCCCGAGGGCCCGTGGGCCGACCGCCAGGTGGTCGCGAGCTTCGCCGACTACCCCGGCCTGTACGGCGGGTACATCCACCCCTGGTCACCCGACGGCGAGCTCTACATCGCGCTCTCGCAGTGGGACCCGTACAACGTGTTCCTGATCCGCGTCGGACTCACGGCGGACGGGCAGATCAGCCGGGCCAACCTGCTCGCGGACCCGAGCTTCGAGCGGCAGCCGTCGACGGCGACCTCGGACCCGTGGGTCTGCTCGGGCAACTGCGGGACCGACAACAACCACACCTGGGCGTTCGCGGGCGGGAAGAACGGGTTCGTGCGCAACGACTCCGGGTGGAACTCGCTGCACCAGACCGTGCGGGTGGAGCCGAACACCGACTACCGGTTCTCCGCCTGGCTCCGGACGTCACCGAACAACGACGCCGGGTACGTCGGGGTGCGCGGGTCGAACTTCCAGGTCATCTCGGAGCACAACTTCCAGGCCGTGGCGGACTGGACGCGATACGACGTCGCGTTCAACTCCGGCGATCGGACGAGCGTGCAGGTCTTCGCCGGCATCTGGACGAACAACGGCGACATGTGGTTGCAGGTCGACGACTTCTCGCTCGCCCGCGCCACCGATCCGCCCCCCGCTCCGGACCCCGGCAGCGTCGACCTGCGGGTGCGCGCCCACGTGCAGTGCCGCGGCGGCGAGGCGGTCGTCGAGGTGACGGCGCAGAACAGGGAGCGCACGCCGTCGGACATCCGGATCGTGACAGCCTGGGGCGACGCGCGGTTCACGGGCGTCGAGCGCAACGACCGGGTCAGCGAGCGTTTCGAGACCGGGACGGACGAGCTGGATGCCGGCACGCTGTACGTCGACGGGTACACCTGGCGCGACGACCGCGCGCAGAACCAGCGCTACGAGGTGGACTACCGCGCCAGGAGCTGCTGA
- the proB gene encoding glutamate 5-kinase: MSVDSELTRAGLPQAHRIVVKVGSSSLTEGGGSLDVAALRALVEVFAARRRSGGQVVLVSSGAIAAGIAPLGLSSRPRDLATQQAAASVGQGLLMAHYTQAFAQHGLRVAQVLLTAEDVVRRGQYKNAQRALERLLALGVVPIINENDAVATDEIRFGDNDRLAALVSHVVQADALVLLTDVDALYDAPPASPLARRIARVRTARELDEVAVTGRGSGVGTGGMVTKVEAAAIATGAGIPTLVAAASQAGRALDGDDVGTWFDARGRRIRTRRLWLAHAAHTRGRLQLDDGAVRAITHGKRSLLAAGVTGVEGHFEPGDPVDLVAPTGEIVARGLVAYSSEELPERLGRSSHELRELFGDGHNRTVVHRDDLVVVHRRA, encoded by the coding sequence GTGAGCGTCGACAGCGAGCTCACGCGGGCCGGCCTGCCGCAGGCGCACCGGATCGTCGTCAAGGTCGGCTCCTCGTCGCTGACCGAGGGCGGCGGCTCGCTCGACGTCGCGGCCCTGCGCGCCCTCGTGGAGGTGTTCGCGGCCCGACGTCGGAGCGGCGGGCAGGTCGTCCTCGTGTCGTCGGGCGCGATCGCCGCGGGCATCGCGCCCCTCGGGCTCAGCAGCCGGCCCCGGGATCTCGCGACGCAGCAGGCCGCCGCGAGCGTGGGTCAGGGCCTGCTCATGGCGCACTACACCCAGGCGTTCGCCCAGCACGGGCTCCGCGTGGCACAGGTGCTGCTCACCGCGGAGGACGTGGTCCGGCGCGGGCAGTACAAGAACGCTCAGCGCGCGCTCGAGCGCCTGCTCGCGCTCGGGGTCGTGCCGATCATCAACGAGAACGACGCCGTCGCCACCGACGAGATCCGGTTCGGCGACAACGACCGTCTCGCGGCGCTCGTCTCGCACGTGGTGCAGGCCGACGCGCTCGTCCTGCTCACCGACGTCGACGCCCTGTACGACGCGCCTCCGGCGTCGCCCCTCGCGCGGCGCATCGCCCGCGTGCGGACGGCGCGGGAGCTCGACGAGGTCGCCGTCACCGGCCGGGGGAGCGGCGTCGGCACCGGCGGGATGGTCACGAAGGTCGAGGCGGCGGCGATCGCGACCGGTGCGGGCATCCCGACGCTCGTGGCCGCCGCGTCGCAGGCGGGCCGGGCGCTCGACGGCGACGACGTCGGCACGTGGTTCGACGCCCGCGGGCGCCGGATCCGCACCCGCCGGCTGTGGCTCGCGCACGCGGCCCACACCCGGGGGCGCCTGCAGCTGGACGACGGCGCCGTGCGCGCGATCACGCACGGCAAGCGGTCGCTGCTCGCCGCCGGCGTGACCGGTGTCGAGGGCCACTTCGAACCGGGCGACCCGGTCGACCTCGTGGCGCCGACCGGCGAGATCGTCGCCCGCGGCCTCGTGGCCTACTCGAGCGAGGAGCTCCCGGAACGCCTGGGGCGCAGCTCGCACGAGCTCCGCGAGCTGTTCGGCGACGGGCACAACCGGACAGTCGTGCACCGCGACGACCTCGTCGTCGTCCATCGCCGCGCCTGA
- a CDS encoding transglutaminase-like domain-containing protein: protein MPTTTSYAAHSRYSDPGRFAELLQAVDPDPAAIHAAVTNAVIHYRAEAGDLVDDQSADIDSRWIEAILARYCSRGESDLTAPREPGRRVAGCCRDHTLLAVAILREHGVPARSRHGFAGYFREGFHHDHVVGERWDGQRWVRFDAELGADDFPFDVADMPVGDGAPFVTAAEAWLAHRTGRVDVSTYGVDPSLPQLGGHAFVREYVIGELAARQRDEMLLWDLWGAMVVPDDVGRVVPPGVLSGVPETEADALVDEVAALLVAADAGDAEAEAELGRRYVADARLRPGERVLTASPSGRVGVTDLDARATDWVAASSFAVVAGE from the coding sequence ATGCCGACAACGACCTCGTACGCCGCGCACAGCCGCTACTCCGACCCGGGCCGGTTCGCCGAGCTCCTGCAGGCCGTGGACCCCGATCCGGCGGCGATCCACGCCGCCGTCACCAACGCCGTCATCCACTACCGGGCCGAGGCGGGGGATCTCGTCGACGACCAGAGCGCGGACATCGACTCTCGCTGGATCGAGGCGATCCTCGCTCGCTACTGCTCCCGCGGGGAGTCCGACCTCACGGCGCCCCGCGAACCGGGGCGGCGGGTGGCGGGCTGCTGCCGCGACCACACCCTGCTCGCCGTCGCGATCCTGCGCGAGCACGGCGTCCCGGCACGGTCCCGCCACGGGTTCGCCGGCTACTTCCGGGAGGGGTTCCACCACGACCACGTCGTCGGCGAGCGCTGGGACGGGCAGCGGTGGGTGCGGTTCGACGCCGAACTCGGCGCTGACGACTTCCCGTTCGACGTCGCGGACATGCCCGTGGGCGACGGCGCCCCGTTCGTCACCGCAGCCGAGGCCTGGCTGGCGCACCGGACGGGCCGGGTCGACGTGAGCACGTACGGCGTCGACCCGTCGTTGCCGCAGCTCGGTGGGCACGCGTTCGTGCGGGAGTATGTGATCGGCGAGCTCGCCGCCCGGCAGCGGGACGAGATGCTGCTCTGGGACCTGTGGGGAGCGATGGTCGTCCCGGACGACGTCGGCCGCGTCGTACCGCCCGGGGTGCTGAGCGGCGTGCCCGAGACCGAGGCGGATGCCCTCGTGGACGAGGTGGCGGCGTTGCTGGTCGCGGCGGATGCCGGCGACGCGGAGGCCGAGGCCGAGCTCGGGCGGCGCTACGTCGCTGACGCACGACTGCGCCCGGGGGAGCGCGTGCTGACGGCCTCCCCGAGCGGGCGCGTCGGGGTGACGGATCTCGACGCCCGAGCCACCGACTGGGTCGCCGCGTCGTCGTTCGCAGTGGTCGCCGGCGAGTAG
- a CDS encoding MerR family transcriptional regulator — translation MGTRAEAEELTTGEFARASGLSHKALRLYDANGLLRPARADPSTGYRYYTRAQTERARAIALLRRLDLPLARIGEILDLDAEAFAREVRGWWEDQVGSLSERRDAVDLLVETFGRTDPLGQGRPGAATPPTDPAAPAGPPAPRPGLPDVHAGDVRVRTVPALTVATSTSILAQEDLVAGFTAAVLLIRAHLAGEGAEFGNEYWVLFHGAVRPGAAAPIEVCVPYSGRVVPAEGIALRVEPAHREAYVDVTASDCRYPRIMAFYDALESWVAEHAERVGGTAGSVREVYPVPWAESGVVASIAQPVA, via the coding sequence GTGGGGACACGTGCGGAGGCCGAGGAGCTCACGACGGGGGAGTTCGCGCGCGCGTCGGGACTCTCGCACAAGGCGCTCCGGCTCTACGACGCGAACGGGCTGCTGCGGCCCGCGCGCGCCGACCCGAGCACCGGCTACCGGTACTACACGCGCGCCCAGACGGAGCGGGCGCGCGCCATCGCCCTGCTGCGCCGGCTGGACCTCCCGCTCGCCCGGATCGGCGAGATCCTCGACCTGGACGCTGAGGCGTTCGCCCGGGAGGTTCGCGGGTGGTGGGAGGACCAGGTGGGCAGCCTGTCCGAACGACGGGATGCCGTGGACCTGCTCGTCGAGACGTTCGGCCGTACGGACCCGCTCGGGCAGGGGCGTCCCGGCGCGGCGACGCCGCCGACGGATCCGGCCGCGCCCGCAGGGCCGCCGGCGCCGCGGCCCGGGCTCCCCGACGTCCACGCCGGCGACGTGCGTGTGCGCACGGTGCCGGCCCTGACCGTCGCCACGTCCACGTCGATCCTCGCGCAGGAGGACCTCGTGGCGGGCTTCACGGCGGCCGTGCTCCTCATCCGCGCCCACCTCGCCGGTGAGGGAGCCGAGTTCGGCAACGAGTACTGGGTCCTCTTCCACGGCGCCGTCCGCCCCGGCGCCGCTGCTCCCATCGAGGTGTGCGTGCCGTACTCGGGTCGGGTGGTTCCCGCGGAGGGCATCGCGCTCCGCGTGGAGCCCGCGCACCGCGAGGCGTACGTCGACGTCACGGCATCCGACTGCCGCTATCCGCGGATCATGGCGTTCTACGACGCCCTCGAGTCCTGGGTGGCGGAGCACGCCGAGCGGGTCGGGGGCACCGCCGGCTCGGTGCGCGAGGTGTATCCCGTGCCGTGGGCGGAATCGGGCGTCGTGGCGAGCATCGCCCAGCCCGTGGCTTGA
- the rpmA gene encoding 50S ribosomal protein L27 — protein MAHKKGASSSRNGRDSNAQRLGVKRFGGQVVKAGEIIVRQRGTHFHPGDGVGRGKDDTLFALQPGSVQFGTRRGRKVIDVVSVDA, from the coding sequence GTGGCACACAAGAAGGGCGCAAGCTCCTCCCGCAACGGCCGTGACTCCAACGCGCAGCGCCTCGGTGTCAAGCGCTTCGGCGGTCAGGTCGTCAAGGCGGGCGAGATCATCGTCCGGCAGCGCGGCACGCACTTCCACCCCGGTGACGGTGTGGGGCGCGGCAAGGACGACACGCTGTTCGCGCTCCAGCCGGGTTCCGTGCAGTTCGGCACGCGCCGCGGCCGGAAGGTCATCGACGTCGTCTCCGTCGACGCCTGA
- the nadD gene encoding nicotinate-nucleotide adenylyltransferase, whose amino-acid sequence MVRPPHARRRVGIMGGTFDPIHHGHLVAASEVADVFGLDEVLFVPTGAQPFKSERRVAPAEHRYLMAVIATASNPRFSVSRVDIDRPGTTFTIDTLRDVRASLPEAELFFITGADALGQILTWKDAQELFELAHFIGVTRPGHSLDDEGLPSGDVSLLEVPALAISSTDCRARVLAGKPVWYLVPDGVVQYIAKHGLYAPEHADRAPEAQEVTA is encoded by the coding sequence GTGGTTCGTCCCCCGCACGCCCGCCGACGCGTCGGCATCATGGGCGGTACGTTCGACCCGATCCACCACGGCCACCTCGTCGCAGCGAGCGAGGTGGCCGACGTGTTCGGTCTCGACGAGGTCCTGTTCGTGCCCACCGGCGCTCAACCGTTCAAGAGCGAACGACGTGTGGCGCCCGCGGAGCACCGGTACCTGATGGCGGTGATCGCGACCGCCTCGAACCCACGGTTCTCCGTCTCCCGGGTGGACATCGACCGACCCGGGACGACGTTCACGATCGACACGCTGCGGGACGTCCGGGCCTCGCTCCCGGAGGCGGAGCTCTTCTTCATCACCGGTGCGGACGCCCTCGGGCAGATCCTCACCTGGAAGGACGCCCAGGAGCTGTTCGAGCTCGCACACTTCATCGGCGTGACGCGGCCGGGCCACAGCCTCGACGACGAGGGCCTGCCGTCCGGCGACGTCTCGCTGCTCGAGGTCCCCGCCCTCGCGATCTCGTCCACGGACTGCCGCGCGCGCGTGCTGGCGGGCAAGCCGGTCTGGTACCTCGTGCCGGACGGCGTCGTGCAGTACATCGCGAAGCACGGGCTGTACGCGCCGGAGCACGCTGATCGCGCGCCAGAGGCCCAGGAGGTGACGGCATGA